From a single Alkalihalophilus pseudofirmus genomic region:
- a CDS encoding nucleotide pyrophosphohydrolase has protein sequence MDREQRLEAGQTDRNSHKSMKDMQEEVDQFIGQFKEGYFSPLAMLARMTEEVGELSREVNHYYGEKPKKSDEEEKTMEQEMGDILFVLICFANSLHIDLEEAFHLVMDKFESRDKDRWTKIDD, from the coding sequence ATGGACAGAGAACAACGCCTGGAGGCTGGTCAAACAGACCGTAACTCTCATAAATCGATGAAAGACATGCAAGAAGAAGTTGATCAATTTATCGGACAGTTTAAAGAAGGCTACTTCAGCCCGCTTGCCATGCTTGCACGGATGACAGAAGAAGTAGGTGAGCTCTCCCGTGAGGTCAATCATTATTACGGTGAGAAACCCAAAAAATCAGATGAAGAAGAAAAAACAATGGAACAAGAAATGGGTGACATTTTATTTGTGCTCATTTGTTTTGCAAATTCCTTACATATTGATTTAGAAGAAGCGTTTCATTTAGTGATGGATAAGTTCGAAAGCCGGGATAAAGACCGCTGGACAAAGATAGACGATTAA
- a CDS encoding DUF1405 domain-containing protein — translation MKTQILTLFGHRLTIILMLIINIPGTIYGYMWYANQLERTPAHFLLFVPDSPTASLFFVIVLIAFLMKKNLPLIEALAAVTLIKYGIWAVVMNLASFAVGATPHWTNYMLIASHAGMALQAVIYAPYFRIKPWHLIVVALWTLHNDVIDYVYMMHPGLHPYLMPYITEIGYFTFWLSVFSLFTVYVLCIRNKTYKLNIL, via the coding sequence GTGAAAACACAAATCCTTACTTTATTCGGTCACAGGCTTACAATCATTTTAATGTTGATTATTAATATACCTGGGACGATTTATGGGTATATGTGGTATGCCAATCAGCTTGAACGTACGCCTGCTCATTTTTTGCTGTTCGTACCTGACAGTCCAACGGCGAGTCTATTTTTTGTGATCGTCTTGATTGCTTTTCTAATGAAAAAGAACCTCCCTTTAATAGAAGCATTAGCAGCGGTGACGTTAATTAAATACGGGATTTGGGCTGTTGTGATGAATCTTGCCTCGTTTGCAGTGGGAGCGACTCCTCATTGGACAAATTATATGCTGATTGCTTCACATGCTGGGATGGCTCTACAAGCAGTTATCTACGCACCTTATTTTAGAATCAAGCCATGGCATTTAATTGTCGTTGCTCTCTGGACGCTTCACAATGATGTGATTGATTATGTGTATATGATGCATCCAGGTCTGCATCCTTATTTAATGCCATATATTACAGAAATCGGCTACTTCACATTCTGGCTGAGCGTGTTTTCACTCTTTACGGTATATGTGCTCTGCATTAGAAACAAGACGTATAAGCTGAATATCCTTTAG
- a CDS encoding menaquinol-cytochrome c reductase cytochrome b/c subunit, with product MERGKGMQFVGDSRVKANNRKPNIPKDYSEYPGKTEAFWPNFLLKEWMVGAVFLMGYLCLTVAHPAPLERMADPTDAGYIPLPDWYFLFMYQLLKYQYASGDFNVIGAVVIPGLAFGALLIAPWLDTGKERRPLKRPIASGMMMLAIIATIYLTWESVDQHDWEAAAEQGAIAEEGDIDTEAEGYAIYTGNQSCIGCHGDTMAGGSGGPSLLETEKSAEEVMDVIINGQGAMPGGLFEGTDEELEILAEYIAAHGNPEE from the coding sequence ATGGAACGTGGTAAAGGAATGCAGTTTGTCGGCGACTCTCGTGTCAAGGCAAACAACCGCAAACCGAATATTCCAAAAGACTACTCAGAGTATCCAGGTAAAACAGAAGCGTTCTGGCCGAACTTCCTCTTAAAAGAGTGGATGGTTGGTGCGGTCTTCTTAATGGGTTATCTTTGTTTAACTGTTGCTCACCCGGCTCCTCTAGAGCGTATGGCTGACCCAACAGATGCTGGATATATTCCATTACCTGACTGGTATTTCTTGTTCATGTATCAATTACTTAAATACCAATATGCTTCTGGTGACTTTAACGTAATCGGAGCTGTAGTAATTCCAGGTTTAGCGTTCGGTGCGTTATTAATCGCTCCGTGGTTAGATACTGGTAAAGAGCGTCGTCCATTAAAGCGTCCGATCGCTTCAGGTATGATGATGCTTGCAATTATTGCAACAATCTACTTAACTTGGGAGTCTGTTGACCAGCATGACTGGGAAGCAGCAGCTGAGCAAGGTGCGATTGCTGAAGAAGGCGATATAGATACCGAGGCCGAAGGCTATGCTATCTATACTGGCAACCAATCATGTATCGGTTGTCATGGTGACACAATGGCCGGAGGATCAGGCGGTCCTTCACTTCTAGAGACAGAGAAATCTGCTGAAGAAGTTATGGATGTTATCATCAACGGTCAAGGTGCAATGCCTGGCGGATTATTCGAAGGTACGGATGAGGAGCTAGAAATTCTTGCTGAATACATAGCTGCTCACGGAAACCCTGAAGAATAA
- a CDS encoding YitT family protein, with protein MPYRVKFKNVLLILLGSAILSFGLVYFNMENNLADGGFTGITLILYFIFAFNPAISNLLLNIPLFFIGWKILGKTTFIYTIIGTVGVSIFLEIFQRYTVVYIPLHDDMTLAALFAGVFIGVGLGIVFRYGGTTGGVDIIAKLGFKYLGWSMGKTMFMFDAVVIASSLIYLNYREAMYTLLAVFVAAKVIDFIQQGAYSAKACFIISDSTSEIADAIMKEMDRGATLLKGQGSFTRTEREVLYCVVGRNELIRLKTLVEKIDPHAFVTVNDVQDVIGEGFTLDENKKPIGI; from the coding sequence TTGCCTTATCGTGTTAAATTTAAAAATGTGCTCCTTATTTTACTTGGAAGTGCGATCTTATCTTTTGGACTTGTTTATTTTAATATGGAAAATAACTTGGCAGATGGCGGATTTACGGGGATCACCTTAATTTTGTACTTTATTTTTGCTTTCAATCCGGCGATCTCTAATTTGCTGCTCAATATTCCGCTCTTTTTTATCGGGTGGAAGATTCTAGGTAAGACGACGTTCATTTATACAATCATCGGAACCGTCGGAGTCTCGATCTTTTTAGAGATTTTTCAACGATATACTGTTGTTTATATTCCCCTGCATGATGATATGACACTCGCTGCTTTATTTGCAGGTGTTTTTATTGGAGTCGGGCTTGGAATTGTGTTCAGATACGGCGGGACTACAGGCGGAGTTGATATTATCGCAAAGCTCGGGTTTAAGTATTTAGGCTGGAGTATGGGGAAAACAATGTTTATGTTCGATGCTGTCGTTATTGCCTCTTCTCTCATTTATTTAAATTACCGAGAAGCTATGTACACACTGCTTGCTGTATTTGTGGCAGCGAAAGTGATCGATTTCATCCAGCAAGGAGCATATTCTGCTAAAGCATGCTTTATTATTTCTGATTCAACAAGCGAGATTGCGGATGCCATTATGAAGGAAATGGACCGCGGGGCGACGTTACTAAAAGGACAGGGAAGTTTTACTAGAACGGAGCGCGAAGTACTCTACTGCGTTGTCGGACGAAATGAATTAATTCGTCTCAAAACCTTAGTAGAGAAAATTGACCCGCATGCCTTTGTAACGGTAAATGACGTCCAGGATGTGATTGGTGAAGGCTTCACCTTAGATGAGAATAAAAAACCAATCGGCATATAA
- the ypjB gene encoding sporulation protein YpjB: MRQVFIFIFCICLYMSTAEYGYATEVNGQHTWKELNQTTDHVLQLVKQEKFEEAKQLLDYFSDGFIQLDFKAEGFTMNEMRTITMTFEQSVEAVTAAEKPLDERIYTVTTFRLAVDALSSEHHPLWLQSEETLLNQLALIKQEHQNGQPEAMQHRMNTFLRHYQMIRPALMIDLEPHLLQQVESQVTYLDNLRVDGLNSDKLTAHIEMMEADFAKVFERVKEDSADPSLLWVMITIGGMIVLSLSYVGVKKYRAEKGKVRMKE, from the coding sequence ATGCGTCAGGTCTTTATATTTATTTTTTGTATTTGTTTATATATGTCAACGGCAGAATATGGGTATGCAACGGAAGTGAATGGACAACATACATGGAAAGAGCTCAATCAAACGACAGATCACGTTTTGCAGCTAGTGAAGCAGGAGAAATTTGAAGAAGCGAAGCAGCTGCTTGATTACTTTTCTGACGGATTCATTCAGCTTGATTTTAAAGCAGAAGGGTTTACGATGAATGAGATGCGTACGATCACGATGACGTTTGAACAATCGGTAGAAGCGGTGACTGCGGCAGAAAAGCCTCTTGATGAGAGAATTTATACGGTTACGACATTCAGGCTTGCTGTAGATGCGCTCTCAAGTGAGCATCATCCATTATGGCTTCAGTCTGAAGAAACGCTTCTAAATCAGTTAGCTCTCATTAAACAAGAGCATCAAAATGGACAGCCAGAGGCGATGCAGCATCGAATGAACACGTTCTTAAGGCATTATCAAATGATTCGCCCGGCATTAATGATTGATCTTGAACCGCATTTGCTGCAGCAAGTTGAATCTCAAGTTACGTACTTAGATAACCTTCGAGTTGATGGCTTAAACAGTGATAAGTTAACGGCACATATTGAAATGATGGAAGCAGATTTTGCGAAAGTATTTGAACGGGTAAAAGAAGACAGTGCCGATCCTTCCTTGCTATGGGTTATGATCACGATCGGCGGTATGATTGTGTTGTCCCTTTCGTATGTTGGAGTAAAGAAATACCGTGCGGAGAAGGGCAAAGTTCGAATGAAAGAATAA
- a CDS encoding zinc metallopeptidase: MGFLIYFILLLIIPIWAQMKVKSAYKKYSKVQSSSGMTGAQVARKILDDNGLYDVRIEEVRGQLTDHYDPRSKVVRLSSENYHGNSVAGAAVAAHEVGHAMQDAEDYAFLRFRHALVPIAGFGSNISFFLILAGILMGASNLLLLGIIFMAAAVLFQVVTLPVEFNASSRAMEQVVSVGVIRNDEERETRKVLNAAALTYVAGALVALLELARFILMYIGMNNDD; this comes from the coding sequence ATGGGTTTTCTGATTTATTTTATTTTACTTCTGATCATTCCAATTTGGGCGCAGATGAAAGTAAAGAGTGCTTACAAAAAGTACTCTAAAGTTCAATCGTCTTCCGGGATGACTGGAGCACAGGTAGCAAGAAAAATTTTAGACGATAATGGTTTGTATGATGTCCGTATCGAAGAAGTACGAGGTCAACTGACAGACCATTACGATCCTCGTTCAAAGGTCGTACGCTTATCTAGCGAGAACTATCATGGCAATTCCGTTGCAGGAGCTGCCGTTGCTGCCCATGAGGTAGGTCATGCGATGCAGGATGCAGAGGATTATGCTTTCTTGCGTTTCCGTCATGCATTAGTTCCGATTGCTGGATTTGGATCAAACATTTCATTTTTCTTAATCCTAGCAGGTATCCTAATGGGTGCATCTAACCTGTTGCTGCTCGGGATCATCTTCATGGCTGCTGCTGTTTTATTCCAAGTGGTTACATTGCCAGTTGAATTTAACGCATCAAGCCGTGCGATGGAACAAGTGGTATCAGTTGGCGTGATTCGTAATGACGAAGAGCGCGAAACACGTAAAGTGTTAAATGCTGCTGCATTAACGTATGTAGCTGGTGCACTTGTTGCCCTTCTTGAGCTTGCTCGTTTTATTTTAATGTACATTGGAATGAACAACGACGATTAA